One window from the genome of Leuconostoc suionicum encodes:
- the pknB gene encoding Stk1 family PASTA domain-containing Ser/Thr kinase produces the protein MLPDTLVDNRYRIIKSLGDGGMANVYLAHDEFLNRDVTFKMMRLDMKNDVDLAKRFQREALSVTELINDNIVQVYDVGEYQGSQYIVMEYVDGTNLKSYIGEHFPIAYQQVVDIMMQILNAVQAAHNAGIIHRDLKPQNILIDRNDQVKITDFGIAIAKSEQDLTQTHTVIGSVHYLSPEQTRGGMASAKSDIYALGVMLYEMLTKQVPYEGDTPVAVALKHATADMPSVRDFDPRIPQALENVILKATAKNPQDRYLDVSVMAEDLKTVLSPRRSNEQRFAPTADIENETRIIPMEQIQDQLKNGVSSVNVLPEEVPEEPSVKDLIIEYGKKGYAVKSIAKIVDRTPNYVRSVLRGNGIKYRENKLPKVLAFAALFIVAIIAIFAFIHIQASQITVPSLSNLTRAKAEKKIQEAGLNVGSVTSTTSTTVKKGSVVRSTPKEGADVKKGDSINLVISSGKAKVRFGDYVGSDYDVTAAQLRSQGYEIQKEQQASDSVAAGIIIAQSIDASGKVDPTATKVTFTVSTGPVKITVPDFTKSSTQSDVQNWASQNDVTVNFNTTYSNSVKKDHVISQSIRGGSKITKDNTLLITISQGPEQSSSSSSSSSSSSSSSSSSNSSTSSENSSTTSSDSSTSESSSSQ, from the coding sequence ATGTTACCCGATACACTAGTTGACAATCGATACCGTATTATAAAATCGCTTGGCGATGGCGGTATGGCCAATGTTTATTTGGCGCATGATGAATTTCTTAATCGTGATGTAACGTTTAAAATGATGCGCCTTGATATGAAGAATGATGTAGATTTGGCAAAACGCTTTCAACGTGAGGCCTTATCAGTAACAGAACTGATTAATGACAATATTGTCCAAGTATACGACGTTGGTGAGTACCAAGGTTCGCAATATATTGTCATGGAATATGTTGATGGGACAAATCTTAAATCATACATTGGTGAACACTTTCCAATTGCATATCAACAAGTTGTTGATATTATGATGCAAATATTAAACGCCGTGCAGGCTGCACATAATGCAGGAATTATTCATCGTGATTTAAAACCACAAAATATTTTAATTGACAGAAATGATCAAGTGAAGATTACCGATTTCGGTATTGCAATTGCTAAGTCAGAGCAAGATTTGACGCAGACGCATACAGTGATTGGTTCAGTTCATTATTTGTCACCAGAACAAACCCGTGGGGGCATGGCATCAGCAAAGTCTGATATCTATGCCCTTGGTGTTATGTTATATGAAATGCTAACGAAGCAAGTGCCATATGAAGGAGATACACCGGTCGCAGTAGCACTAAAACATGCAACTGCTGATATGCCTTCAGTACGTGATTTTGATCCAAGAATTCCCCAAGCACTAGAAAATGTTATTTTAAAAGCCACAGCTAAGAACCCACAGGATCGTTATTTAGATGTCTCAGTTATGGCTGAAGATTTAAAAACGGTTCTATCGCCACGTCGTTCAAATGAACAACGATTTGCGCCAACTGCGGATATTGAAAACGAAACGCGCATTATTCCGATGGAGCAAATTCAAGACCAGCTCAAGAATGGTGTTTCCTCTGTTAATGTTTTACCGGAGGAAGTTCCTGAGGAACCATCAGTAAAAGATCTGATCATTGAGTATGGTAAAAAAGGTTACGCTGTTAAAAGTATCGCAAAAATTGTTGACCGAACACCCAATTATGTTAGAAGTGTGCTTCGAGGCAATGGCATCAAGTATCGCGAAAATAAATTACCCAAAGTGTTGGCTTTTGCAGCTCTTTTTATTGTTGCTATCATTGCTATTTTTGCGTTTATTCATATTCAGGCTAGTCAAATCACTGTGCCGAGCTTATCCAACCTAACAAGAGCCAAGGCTGAAAAGAAAATACAAGAAGCTGGATTGAATGTTGGTAGTGTGACTTCAACAACGTCGACAACTGTCAAAAAGGGCAGTGTTGTGCGTTCAACGCCTAAAGAAGGAGCTGACGTAAAAAAAGGGGACAGTATCAACTTGGTTATTTCCTCTGGTAAGGCAAAAGTGCGTTTTGGAGATTATGTTGGATCAGATTATGATGTAACAGCAGCACAATTGCGCTCACAAGGATACGAAATTCAAAAAGAACAACAAGCGTCAGATAGTGTAGCTGCAGGCATAATTATAGCTCAATCTATTGATGCCAGTGGTAAGGTGGACCCTACAGCCACAAAGGTGACTTTCACTGTCTCAACAGGACCGGTTAAGATTACTGTTCCTGACTTTACTAAAAGTAGCACACAAAGCGATGTTCAAAATTGGGCATCACAAAATGATGTCACGGTTAATTTTAATACGACTTACTCTAATTCTGTTAAGAAGGACCATGTTATTAGTCAATCAATTCGTGGCGGATCAAAAATTACAAAAGATAACACCTTATTAATTACGATTTCACAGGGACCAGAACAATCAAGCTCAAGTAGCAGCAGTTCATCGTCTTCTAGTTCTAGCAGTAGTTCCTCAAACAGTTCAACAAGTAGTGAGAATTCTAGTACTACATCGTCGGACAGTTCCACATCTGAGAGTTCTTCGAGTCAATAA
- a CDS encoding protein phosphatase 2C domain-containing protein, producing MAIAYRTDPGSKRHDNEDYVGSFVNKVGRTMVIVADGVTSNEGGEVASAMTVEHFGHAWESNDLETIVPTIAWLKKQAKIENDAIIKAGQRFQELSQMATTVVLAVLFDEKVVIANLGDSKAFLLHNNQLTQLSNDHILKNEIVRRGAMASADASNMVHANSVTRFLGVDEHADMEISQHDFVADDILFLTSDGITKVLDYKTIKQIMRYEEPLDIKVFDMIQQANEKGAPDNVTAVLVTHEKD from the coding sequence ATGGCAATTGCCTATCGTACGGATCCTGGATCCAAACGCCACGACAATGAGGATTATGTAGGTTCTTTTGTAAATAAAGTTGGACGGACAATGGTTATCGTTGCTGACGGCGTTACTTCGAATGAAGGCGGTGAGGTTGCCAGTGCAATGACTGTTGAGCACTTCGGACATGCTTGGGAAAGCAATGATTTGGAGACAATTGTTCCTACAATTGCGTGGTTAAAAAAACAAGCTAAAATTGAAAATGATGCTATTATAAAGGCCGGACAACGCTTTCAAGAGCTATCACAGATGGCAACGACTGTTGTTTTGGCTGTATTGTTTGACGAAAAAGTTGTGATTGCTAATTTAGGCGATTCCAAAGCCTTTCTGTTGCATAATAATCAATTAACCCAACTGTCCAATGACCATATATTGAAAAATGAAATCGTCCGTAGAGGAGCTATGGCCAGTGCAGATGCTAGTAACATGGTACACGCTAATAGTGTGACGCGATTTTTGGGTGTTGATGAACATGCAGATATGGAAATTTCTCAACACGATTTTGTGGCAGATGATATTTTATTTCTAACATCTGACGGTATTACAAAAGTGTTAGACTACAAGACAATTAAGCAAATAATGCGCTATGAAGAACCACTTGATATTAAAGTTTTTGATATGATTCAGCAAGCAAATGAAAAAGGCGCACCAGATAACGTGACGGCGGTACTCGTCACACATGAAAAGGATTAG
- the fmt gene encoding methionyl-tRNA formyltransferase, whose protein sequence is MTYSVVLMGTPSFAVPILEVLLENSNYDVKAVVTQPDRPQGRKHTLTPSPVKVAAQAHDVPVLQPEKISGSPEMQQVIDINPDFIVTAAFGQFLPTKLLDAAKIAAVNTHASLLPKYRGGAPVHYAIMNGDKETGVSIMYMVKKMDAGDVIDTIKVPITSTDNVGTMFDKLSIAGRDLLLKTLPKIATGNIDPVVQNEEEVSFSPNIPHDMQNLNFATETAQELDWHIRGLYPTHPAFVQVLDQRVKITDVTPLSELTTQEPGTIVEKSKKQLKVASANGTVVQINRLQPAGKSEMAISAYLNGAGKDLEVGQKWATINE, encoded by the coding sequence ATGACATATTCAGTAGTATTAATGGGCACCCCAAGTTTTGCAGTACCGATATTAGAAGTGCTTCTTGAAAATAGTAATTATGATGTAAAGGCTGTTGTGACACAACCTGATCGCCCACAGGGGCGCAAGCATACTTTAACACCAAGTCCTGTTAAAGTTGCGGCACAGGCGCATGATGTGCCCGTTTTACAACCAGAAAAAATAAGTGGTTCTCCTGAGATGCAACAAGTCATTGATATTAATCCTGATTTCATTGTGACCGCAGCATTTGGACAATTTTTACCTACAAAATTGTTAGATGCGGCCAAAATTGCTGCAGTTAACACGCACGCCTCATTATTACCAAAATATCGAGGTGGTGCACCAGTTCACTATGCCATTATGAATGGCGATAAAGAAACCGGTGTTTCAATTATGTACATGGTCAAAAAAATGGATGCCGGTGATGTTATTGATACGATAAAAGTTCCAATTACGAGCACCGATAATGTTGGCACGATGTTTGACAAATTAAGCATTGCTGGACGTGATTTGCTATTAAAAACACTCCCTAAAATCGCTACCGGTAATATTGACCCAGTGGTACAAAATGAAGAAGAAGTTTCTTTTTCACCAAATATACCGCATGACATGCAGAATCTTAATTTTGCGACAGAAACAGCCCAAGAACTAGACTGGCATATACGCGGTTTATATCCAACTCATCCAGCTTTTGTGCAGGTTTTGGATCAACGCGTGAAAATCACTGATGTGACACCCTTGTCTGAATTAACAACGCAAGAACCGGGTACCATTGTTGAGAAAAGCAAAAAACAATTGAAAGTGGCCTCCGCAAATGGTACGGTTGTTCAAATTAATCGACTACAGCCGGCAGGTAAATCAGAAATGGCGATTAGTGCCTATTTAAATGGCGCTGGAAAAGATCTTGAAGTAGGTCAGAAATGGGCAACAATTAATGAGTGA
- the priA gene encoding primosomal protein N', whose translation MTKQYAQIIVDVPTMQTDQPYTYAVPENMIDSLLLGMRVTVPFGRRNVMGFVVGLTASTDLPEEQVRPIQQILDLTPVLNTELLNLSDYLASETFAFRITILQTMLPNVFKANYERTLRIIDEVDDDVRDRLFKGLDEIAFKTGDFTESDMATLLKLRRQHKIDVEVAVHDKAKIKTQLAYQFSDDVEFLEDELRGLRSSAKKQATLLQFILCHLAETWVKKDLQEVIDISDAVLNQAVTKKWIMKTKVELLRDPFHAEVKQTALLELNAQQQEAYERISGTFDAQRFQPFLLEGITGSGKTEVYLQVAQHVFEQGKTVLFLVPEIALTPQMVRRVKGRFGAQTAVLHSGLSDGERYDEWRRIERGDVKIVVGARSAVFAPLTNIGLIIVDEEHETTYKQSDNPRYDARNIALWRGQYYQIPVILGSATPSLESRARAQRGVYELLTLTQRAGGAKLPSVNVIDMKETLSRGPETNFSEELRIKLADRLAKGEQSVLMLNRRGFSSFVMCRDCGYVPCDPNCNLAMTLHMDTHTLKCHYCGHEEKIPTVCAQCGSKRIRYYGTGTEKVEAELQELFPDARVIRMDQDTTRKKGSMDKMLQKFGNHEADILLGTQMIAKGLDFPDVTLVGVLNADTSLGLPDFHASERTFQLLTQVSGRAGRAKKPGEVLVQTFNPQHYAITYAQNHDYEGFYRQEMAVRHAGNYAPYYYTVQIQASHSDENQAAIQMLKVARWLRSHAEKDVIILGPSPKPIAKMRKRYYFQIILKFKKRNEMDTLLQELQNRAQKAKGDLQLSIDRDPVSFM comes from the coding sequence ATGACGAAACAATACGCACAAATCATTGTTGATGTGCCAACAATGCAAACTGATCAGCCTTATACCTATGCTGTTCCGGAAAACATGATAGATTCGCTATTGTTGGGCATGCGTGTGACGGTGCCTTTTGGTCGACGGAATGTGATGGGATTTGTTGTTGGTTTGACCGCTTCAACTGACTTACCAGAGGAACAAGTCCGCCCAATTCAGCAAATATTAGATTTAACACCGGTATTAAATACAGAACTACTAAATCTATCTGATTACTTAGCCAGTGAAACATTTGCTTTTCGAATTACAATTTTACAAACGATGCTGCCAAATGTGTTTAAAGCAAATTACGAGCGTACTTTAAGGATTATTGACGAAGTGGATGACGATGTACGTGATCGTTTATTCAAAGGACTTGATGAGATAGCTTTTAAAACGGGCGACTTTACTGAGTCAGATATGGCAACTTTGCTTAAGCTACGTCGTCAACATAAAATTGATGTAGAAGTGGCAGTGCATGACAAGGCGAAGATAAAAACACAATTAGCTTATCAGTTCAGTGATGATGTTGAATTTTTGGAGGATGAGTTAAGAGGATTACGATCTTCAGCAAAGAAACAAGCAACATTGTTGCAGTTCATACTCTGTCATTTGGCTGAAACATGGGTGAAAAAGGATCTTCAGGAAGTTATTGATATTAGTGACGCCGTCTTAAACCAAGCTGTAACTAAAAAATGGATAATGAAAACAAAGGTGGAGCTACTTCGTGATCCATTTCATGCTGAAGTTAAACAAACAGCGTTACTTGAGTTAAATGCGCAGCAACAAGAGGCCTATGAACGTATTTCTGGTACATTTGATGCGCAAAGGTTCCAACCATTTTTACTTGAAGGCATTACTGGCTCAGGTAAAACTGAAGTGTACTTACAGGTGGCACAACATGTTTTTGAGCAGGGAAAGACGGTTCTGTTTTTGGTGCCTGAGATTGCCCTCACGCCACAAATGGTTAGAAGGGTCAAAGGTCGTTTTGGTGCCCAGACAGCAGTTTTGCATTCGGGATTAAGTGATGGTGAACGCTACGATGAGTGGCGTAGAATTGAGCGCGGTGATGTGAAAATTGTTGTTGGTGCACGTTCTGCTGTGTTTGCCCCACTGACAAATATCGGTTTAATTATTGTTGATGAAGAACATGAAACAACCTATAAACAGTCAGATAATCCGCGGTACGATGCCAGAAATATCGCACTCTGGCGTGGTCAATACTATCAAATACCGGTTATTTTGGGATCAGCGACACCTTCTTTGGAAAGTCGTGCGCGAGCACAACGCGGGGTTTATGAACTATTAACACTGACACAGCGCGCAGGAGGTGCAAAACTACCAAGCGTCAATGTGATTGATATGAAAGAGACACTGTCACGAGGCCCAGAGACCAATTTTTCGGAAGAATTACGTATCAAATTAGCCGACCGTTTGGCGAAAGGTGAACAAAGTGTGTTGATGCTCAATCGCCGAGGGTTTTCAAGCTTTGTGATGTGTCGAGACTGTGGTTATGTTCCATGTGATCCTAATTGTAATTTAGCTATGACACTGCATATGGATACACATACACTGAAGTGCCACTACTGCGGTCATGAAGAAAAAATACCCACTGTATGCGCGCAATGTGGTTCTAAACGTATACGTTATTATGGGACTGGTACAGAAAAGGTTGAAGCTGAGTTACAAGAACTATTTCCTGATGCACGGGTGATTCGTATGGATCAAGATACGACACGCAAAAAGGGCAGTATGGATAAGATGCTTCAAAAATTCGGTAATCATGAAGCAGATATTTTATTAGGTACGCAAATGATTGCTAAAGGACTCGACTTTCCTGATGTTACTTTAGTCGGTGTTTTGAATGCGGATACTTCTTTGGGATTGCCAGATTTCCATGCCAGTGAACGTACATTTCAATTGTTGACCCAAGTTAGTGGGCGAGCTGGACGGGCTAAAAAACCTGGTGAAGTGTTGGTGCAGACGTTCAATCCACAGCATTATGCAATTACTTATGCTCAAAATCATGATTATGAAGGTTTTTACAGGCAAGAGATGGCCGTCCGGCACGCTGGAAATTACGCACCGTACTATTACACGGTTCAGATACAAGCCAGTCATTCAGATGAAAATCAAGCCGCCATTCAAATGCTAAAAGTTGCGCGCTGGCTACGTTCACATGCTGAGAAAGATGTGATTATTTTAGGCCCTTCGCCAAAGCCAATCGCTAAAATGCGCAAACGCTATTACTTTCAAATTATCCTGAAGTTTAAAAAACGTAATGAAATGGACACGTTGCTACAGGAACTACAAAATCGTGCACAAAAGGCTAAAGGTGATTTGCAATTAAGCATTGATCGTGATCCTGTCTCATTTATGTGA
- a CDS encoding GNAT family N-acetyltransferase — translation MIELRQFKTEDLALFWETAYSDPQAEWTKWNGPYFKDVLPKKEDFINNIGPERFVNNMNRRVILYDDQIIGSVSAYFEDGQLKSWLEVGIVIYQQATWQQGIGTRALSMWLEILFEQYDSLPHIGLTTWSGNKAMMRVSEKLGLKLEGKIRQVRWWQGQYWDSMKYGILRNEMTPISPSGKIEL, via the coding sequence ATGATAGAATTACGACAATTCAAAACAGAAGATTTAGCACTATTTTGGGAAACAGCTTATAGTGATCCGCAAGCTGAGTGGACTAAATGGAACGGACCATATTTTAAAGATGTGTTACCTAAAAAAGAAGATTTTATCAATAATATTGGCCCTGAAAGATTCGTGAATAATATGAATCGGCGGGTTATTTTATATGACGATCAAATTATTGGTAGTGTGAGTGCATATTTTGAGGATGGGCAACTAAAATCTTGGCTTGAGGTAGGAATTGTTATTTATCAACAAGCAACATGGCAACAAGGAATAGGAACCCGTGCATTAAGTATGTGGTTGGAAATATTATTTGAGCAATATGACAGTTTACCACATATTGGTTTAACCACTTGGTCTGGTAATAAGGCCATGATGCGCGTAAGCGAGAAACTGGGCTTAAAATTGGAGGGAAAAATCCGACAAGTGAGATGGTGGCAAGGTCAGTATTGGGATAGCATGAAATATGGCATTTTGCGAAATGAAATGACGCCTATAAGCCCCTCTGGTAAAATAGAGTTATGA
- a CDS encoding nicotinamide-nucleotide adenylyltransferase gives MRTIAGNLFTDDLQGDKIGVFFGTLAPMHVGHQAEIYKAAALNDGVVVIASGYTNDRGYQIGLSVEKRFRYLREAFSDETDIKVDYINEDNIPMMPDGWDEWTRIIVETVKRNIVNKDATITFYTGEKDYKNQLETRLPKNGQFKVSLMDRTVLKISATDIRKDPIGNWDYINRVFRRHFAKKVTVMGSASTGKSTLVRRLARTSNSPFSEEYAREYQEKSNVSDEELVVKDYIRLIQGQYDANSREINSPANNGLTIFDTDAMVTKVYADMWLNDVDNAQLKPLFDNTIGEELIDLILLIPPVTPYVDDGFRNMTTSDNDSRWAFHRHLLEVIEEYGFTDKLVILDAKGDSDDPYGYYARYLQALDAIQTRTGFNIKHI, from the coding sequence ATGAGAACAATTGCAGGGAACTTATTCACAGATGATCTTCAAGGTGACAAAATTGGCGTTTTCTTTGGTACGTTAGCACCAATGCACGTAGGGCACCAAGCAGAAATTTATAAAGCGGCTGCTTTAAATGATGGTGTAGTTGTTATTGCTTCTGGTTATACAAATGATAGAGGGTACCAAATCGGACTATCCGTTGAGAAACGTTTTCGCTATTTGAGAGAAGCGTTTAGTGACGAAACAGATATTAAAGTTGATTACATCAATGAAGACAATATTCCAATGATGCCTGACGGCTGGGATGAATGGACACGAATAATCGTTGAAACAGTTAAGCGTAATATTGTTAATAAAGATGCAACGATTACATTTTATACCGGTGAAAAAGATTACAAAAATCAATTAGAAACAAGATTACCGAAGAACGGTCAGTTCAAAGTGAGCTTGATGGATCGCACGGTATTAAAAATATCAGCAACAGATATTCGAAAAGATCCTATTGGAAACTGGGATTACATTAACCGTGTTTTTCGACGCCATTTTGCTAAGAAAGTCACGGTGATGGGGTCAGCTTCAACAGGGAAATCCACATTAGTACGTCGTTTGGCTCGAACAAGTAATTCACCATTTTCAGAAGAGTATGCTCGTGAGTATCAAGAAAAATCGAATGTTAGCGATGAAGAGTTAGTTGTTAAAGACTACATCCGTTTAATTCAAGGACAATATGATGCGAACTCAAGAGAAATTAACTCTCCAGCTAACAATGGTCTAACGATTTTTGATACTGATGCAATGGTGACCAAGGTATACGCAGATATGTGGTTAAACGATGTGGATAATGCGCAGCTGAAGCCATTGTTTGATAATACAATTGGTGAGGAATTGATTGACTTAATTCTTCTTATTCCACCGGTGACGCCTTATGTTGATGACGGCTTCCGAAATATGACAACTTCAGATAATGATTCGCGTTGGGCTTTCCACCGCCATTTGTTAGAAGTGATTGAAGAATATGGATTTACGGACAAACTAGTAATTCTTGATGCAAAAGGCGATAGTGATGATCCTTATGGATATTATGCACGCTACTTACAAGCACTTGATGCTATTCAAACTAGAACAGGATTTAATATTAAGCATATTTAG
- the pnuC gene encoding nicotinamide riboside transporter PnuC — translation MVEEPVWHRFWRYFNPVNIFKELLFGWKWAEGVLFLVLILLQLLVWTLGVVHNSTLDWFGLATGMMNIITVVLVAKGRITNYFWGLIYSVMYMPLAFQSQLFGEVALSAFWVVMQFVGIAAWLGFMKRDNLSEKDSQDVVATKYMTFKQWLLVIPVFLAILVIVGMILHQAGSRQPYMDGLTTTISMGAQILQTAKFAESWYAWLLFDVVEIVLWGRAWMGHADPSAFAMLGMNLALSVNAIYGIIQWRRLTKKE, via the coding sequence ATGGTTGAGGAACCAGTCTGGCATCGTTTTTGGCGCTACTTTAACCCCGTGAACATTTTCAAAGAATTGTTATTTGGCTGGAAATGGGCTGAAGGTGTATTATTTTTAGTATTGATTTTACTGCAATTACTAGTTTGGACACTGGGTGTTGTTCACAATAGCACGCTCGATTGGTTTGGATTAGCAACGGGGATGATGAACATTATCACTGTTGTGTTGGTCGCTAAGGGTCGTATAACAAATTATTTTTGGGGCTTGATTTATTCTGTCATGTACATGCCATTGGCCTTTCAGTCACAGTTGTTTGGTGAGGTTGCTTTAAGTGCATTCTGGGTTGTTATGCAATTTGTTGGTATTGCAGCCTGGCTTGGCTTTATGAAACGCGATAATTTATCAGAAAAAGACAGTCAAGACGTGGTAGCGACTAAATATATGACCTTCAAACAATGGTTACTAGTTATCCCAGTATTCTTAGCTATATTAGTGATTGTCGGTATGATTTTACATCAGGCTGGGTCAAGACAACCATACATGGATGGATTGACAACAACCATATCAATGGGGGCTCAAATTCTGCAAACCGCAAAGTTTGCGGAATCATGGTATGCTTGGCTACTCTTTGATGTAGTCGAAATTGTTTTGTGGGGACGTGCTTGGATGGGACATGCGGACCCTAGTGCGTTTGCTATGTTAGGTATGAACCTCGCCTTATCTGTCAATGCTATATACGGTATTATTCAGTGGCGAAGGTTAACTAAAAAAGAATGA
- the msrB gene encoding peptide-methionine (R)-S-oxide reductase MsrB — MTKYNDEELRARLTPEEYEVTQHAATERPFTGKYDQWWEDGIFVDVVSGEPLFSSTDKYDSGCGWPSFTKGIDDDEHLQENTDRSLGMTRTEITSKEASSHLGHVFNDGLPDRGGLRYCINSASLRFIPKKDLEKDGYGKYLKLFNN, encoded by the coding sequence ATGACAAAATATAACGATGAAGAATTGCGTGCCCGTTTGACCCCGGAAGAATACGAGGTTACCCAACATGCGGCAACAGAACGTCCGTTCACTGGTAAGTATGATCAATGGTGGGAGGATGGTATTTTCGTTGATGTTGTCAGTGGTGAACCATTGTTTAGTTCAACGGATAAGTACGATTCCGGCTGTGGTTGGCCATCATTTACAAAAGGAATCGATGACGACGAGCATTTACAAGAAAATACAGATCGTTCATTAGGAATGACAAGGACCGAAATTACTTCAAAAGAAGCGTCATCTCATTTAGGTCATGTGTTTAATGATGGATTACCTGACCGTGGTGGCTTAAGATATTGTATCAATTCAGCTAGCTTACGGTTCATTCCAAAAAAAGATTTAGAAAAAGATGGTTACGGCAAATATTTGAAATTGTTTAACAATTAG
- the yihA gene encoding ribosome biogenesis GTP-binding protein YihA/YsxC, translating to MDVHNVEMVMSAVSASQYPTDGKPEIALVGRSNVGKSSLTNTLIQRKNFARTSSQPGKTQTLNFYDVEDKLYFVDVPGYGYAKVSKAQREAFGVMIEEYITSRKQLRGVISLVDARHEPSEDDISMYEWLHYYNIPILVVATKSDKISRGKFNKAESVIKKALGFDNEDSDFQFFSSETKYGKDEVWHWIEKHI from the coding sequence ATGGATGTACACAATGTCGAAATGGTGATGAGTGCTGTATCAGCCTCTCAGTATCCAACAGACGGAAAGCCTGAAATAGCTTTGGTTGGCCGTTCAAATGTCGGTAAATCTTCTTTAACAAATACACTAATCCAACGGAAAAATTTTGCTCGCACATCTTCACAACCAGGTAAGACACAAACGTTAAACTTTTATGATGTTGAAGATAAGTTATATTTCGTTGATGTTCCTGGGTATGGATATGCTAAAGTTTCAAAGGCCCAGCGTGAAGCTTTCGGTGTAATGATTGAAGAATACATCACTAGTCGCAAACAGCTACGTGGTGTTATTAGTTTAGTAGATGCACGCCATGAGCCTAGTGAAGACGATATCTCAATGTACGAATGGCTACATTACTACAATATTCCTATTTTAGTTGTAGCAACTAAGTCAGATAAAATTTCGCGTGGTAAATTTAATAAAGCTGAGTCAGTCATTAAAAAAGCATTAGGCTTTGATAATGAGGACAGTGATTTTCAATTTTTCTCATCGGAAACAAAATATGGTAAAGATGAAGTGTGGCATTGGATTGAAAAACATATCTAA